The Flaviramulus sp. BrNp1-15 genome includes the window TGGTATTTGATATAAATGAATCCGTTTTTTATTTCTATGATGGCGGTAGTTGGTTACCTTTAGAAGGCACAGCAAGTAGAGATAATTACAAATTAATAAAGTCTGATGCAGACTTAGCTACGGAATTAGCTAATGGAAGTGGAACAGAATATTTGTTAGATACAAATACTTTATACGAAATAAACGGAACCATTAATCTGGCAGTTCCTATTAATTTAAATAATGCTTATTTGTTTGGAGAGGACACTAACGAGGATATTCTAGTTGGTGCTGGAACTATATTTTCTGGTACTTCTGGAGGATCAATTAGAGGAGTAACCTTGGTAGCACCTGTAGGTAACGTTTTTAATTTAATTGGAACAGGAGCAGAAAGACTAGTTTTTAGAGATAGTGTAGTTGCCAATTCAAGTTCAGTAGGTTCTATATCTGATTTTAACCTTGTTTTTGTTAGTATCGTTCAGTTTATAAATAATGCGAATGGTATCATTTATACAGATATTAATCAACTACTTTTAAATTCCATGGGTTGGGATAGTACAAATGGAGGAGTTTATGAAACCTTTGTTGGAGATTTTGATGTAATAACAAAGCAAGGGGGCTTTTGCAACGTCACCACAGCTACAGCTGCTGTAGATGTTACTGGAGTTGGTACAATTAGTGGAGGAGCGGCAATGCGTATTGTTGATTTTTATGGAGGTGGTAATTATATAAATGGAAGCTCACCATATACCGGTTATAATTTCACTAATGACTGGGATGTAGATTGCCCAGGAATTGAAGTGGAAACAGATGGGGTAGCTACTGGAGATATTAATTTAAATTACGCCATTGGTTTTGGAGCACTAACAACATTTTCAGGAACAGGTACTGGTAGTAGGATAAAGCTTAATGGAGATACAGCATCGAATAATTTATTTAGATTTACCGTACCAGGAGCTCCTACCTATAATAGATTAGTTTATGATGGAAAAAAAACACGCTACTTCAATATCAGTACCAGTTTATCCTTCCGAGGAAGTAGTAATAATAATATTTTTGTTTTTTATTTAGCCAAAAATGGGGTTGTTATTGATCAAACTCGAGTATATAGAGAAATAGGAGGTAACAACGATATTGGAGCAGTACCTATTGTAGCTTCATTATTAATGGCACCAGGTGATTACATTGAAGTTTGGGCAGAACGTTATAGTGGTGGTGGAAATCTACTTACAATATCATTAAACTTAACTGCTCAATAAAGATTAAAACTCTGGAAGTTTATCAATAAGCTTAATTTTAATATTTCTGTAATATACTTCGGCACCTTCAGTTTGTAATTGTATTTTACCTTTTGTGAGTGGTTTGGTAATACTATCAATAGTTATTCTAGAGTTTTCTAAAATCATGGTTACTTTACCATTTACAACATGCGCGCTTTTTGTTTGGTAAGTATATAAATCTAACGTGTTCCATTCTCCTGTAGGTTTTTCGTTGTCTGGAAATTTTTTAACATTTCTACCTAATTCACTACCATCACCAAAATGTCGTAATTCGCCTTGTGGGTTGTATTGATATAAGGTATCTACGCGCATTTCGGTTCTAATATCTACTTGAGCACCAGCAATTCCCCAATAATCGCCTGTATCTCCTTCTTGTACTTGCATTTCTTGAGAACGCAACCAAAAACCAGCTTCTGTACCTTGCTCATCTGTTCCATGATATAATAAACCACTATCTCTAACAGCATCTAATCGAGGGGCGAATTTTAAAGTTCCCCATTTAAATTCTAGTTGTAAATGATAGTTCTCGTATTCTTTGGTAGTAGAAATTCCTCCATATACTTCACCAGATAATCGTAATGCAGGTTTTCCATCAACTTCAACCACAGAAAATACATTTAGTGGATCGTTATTTAAACCAAAAGGTTGATAGTCTGGTAATTTTTTTTGATTCCAAATATCCTGCCCTTCTTTATAAGGCATTCCAAGATAGGTGTCCCAACCGGTTAAATCTTCACCATTGAATAATGTTTCCCATTCGTTTACAGTTGCTTTTTCTACTTTTTTCGTGTCTTTACAGCTAACGAATAAGATTAAACTGAATATGATATAGATTGTATTTTTCATGGTATTATATTTTAATTATAGTTTGTTTTGTTTACATTTTTTATTAATAATTTATTGTCTTCCAAATTTCCACCATTTTTTGATTGTTTTTCTTTTGTTGTTTGATGATATCTGTATTTGAAAAAATAGCGTTTTTTAGTTCGATTAAATCGCTTGATTAAAAATGAGAATAACCGATACTAACAATATCTGATTCAATAGATTTAGTTTCATTTTCGAATCCTTAGTCCAAAAATTTGTAACTGAGTTTCACTTTGCAAATTCCAACTTGTATCGTTTGTTACTATTTGTAATAACTCTTGTATTTTATTATCTAACAATTTTGTCATTTTATATGTTTATACAGCTGTTGCAGCTCTCTTATATGTAAAACCTATTAAATTAAGTTTTAAAATTTCATCAATAAAACTTTGTGTAAAGTAAGTGTCATAATAATTTTTTTGCGGTACTCTAAAAATAAAACCATTTTCAACTTTTGATTTATACATAACTGCCTTTGATAAATTTGGGGATTCATAATTAATATCCTCTTCAGGAAATCGTTGTTCAGATAATTCAAAGTTTATAGCATCAATGATATTAGTTACATTAAAAATCCAGAAATCTTCACTATTGTGATAAAGAGGTAAAAACTCTCCATAATCTTTAACAATTGGTAAAATAATTTTTTTAACATGGGTGTCTATAATAAGATGCGTTGAAGAAGTACCTAAAAAGTCAACACGTTTTAATTTTTTTCCTTTATCATCGTATTCGTCTAATTCTACAGGTAATCTCTCCCAGTTTTCCAGGACGGGAAATTTATTCCATAAATAATGTTTAGGCTTTATTTTGTCTTTAACATGAATAAAAACTATATCGACAATGTTGTCTGGAAGTGATAGTTTGTAAATATCCATTTAACTCATTTTTCTTCGTTTTCAATCCAGGTTTCATTTAATAAATCAAAAGATTGATAGGAGTCATGATAAGAAATATAAAATTTATATTTAGTATTATTTATTGTGATTTTATCCCAACATGTAACAAACCAATTAATAAATTCTGATTCTAGTTTTAAATAAAAGTTATCCATACGTTCCATATCAGATGAATTGTTAAAATCATAATCATCAACATCAATGTCTAAATTGTTATCCGCTATAATACCATTAGGATAATCACTTAATATTTTTTTATAACCTAATTGAGAGTTTTCACTATCCATTGCATAGAGGTTGATAGAATATCCATCTGCATTAATTTCAAAATCCAAATTTTTTATTTCATTTTTTAAATGTGGTTTAATCAATCCAAAGTCTTCATTATTTATTATATTATTTAAATCCTGAATCATTCTTTCAGAAATTGAATGTAAGAAAGCCAATATTTTATTTAGTTGATTGGTTTCTTTTTCAGTCATAATCTATAAAGTCAGTATGATTACTGAATTTTTTTATCCAGCCTTCTTCTGTAAATAATTCACCATGTAATCCATCTGATGATTTGCAGATGTTCTGATTGTCAACGATTATTTGAATATCATCGTTTTCTTGAATAGCAAATAGAAAATCGTGTGTTGTGCTTACTAATATTTCAGATAACAGATTTTTGATGATTTCTATGTTGTTATTGTTTAACAATTTTATTTGGTCTTGTAATTTTTTAAGTGAAGGTGCATTTATTTTTCCTTCAGTTAAATTTTGAAATTTATCAAGTCCATTATCTATACAATTTGCAACTATTAATTCTCCAAACTTATCTAACGCATTATTATCCATTCCTAATCTGTATTAGTTACAAACGCAATATGCTTGCTGTCTTTACTCCAGCTAGGTACATTCATGGTGCCTTGTCCGCCATATAAATAAGCAATTATTTTTGGTTTTGTGCTTAAATCTGTTGGCATTAAACGTAATGTACAATGTTGATAAAACGGATGGTCGCCAAAGGCAATTGTAGGTGGAAAAGATATAAAAACTATCCATTTACCATCTGGTGAAATGTGAGGAAACCAGTCTTTAAAATTTTCATCAAAAGTTAATTGCTTAGGATTTTTACCATCAGCATCCATACGCCACAATTGCATGTTTCCTGTTCTGTTAGAATTGAAATAAATATATTTTCCATCAGGAG containing:
- a CDS encoding DUF1080 domain-containing protein produces the protein MKNTIYIIFSLILFVSCKDTKKVEKATVNEWETLFNGEDLTGWDTYLGMPYKEGQDIWNQKKLPDYQPFGLNNDPLNVFSVVEVDGKPALRLSGEVYGGISTTKEYENYHLQLEFKWGTLKFAPRLDAVRDSGLLYHGTDEQGTEAGFWLRSQEMQVQEGDTGDYWGIAGAQVDIRTEMRVDTLYQYNPQGELRHFGDGSELGRNVKKFPDNEKPTGEWNTLDLYTYQTKSAHVVNGKVTMILENSRITIDSITKPLTKGKIQLQTEGAEVYYRNIKIKLIDKLPEF
- a CDS encoding imm11 family protein, with amino-acid sequence MDIYKLSLPDNIVDIVFIHVKDKIKPKHYLWNKFPVLENWERLPVELDEYDDKGKKLKRVDFLGTSSTHLIIDTHVKKIILPIVKDYGEFLPLYHNSEDFWIFNVTNIIDAINFELSEQRFPEEDINYESPNLSKAVMYKSKVENGFIFRVPQKNYYDTYFTQSFIDEILKLNLIGFTYKRAATAV